A region from the Saccharomonospora azurea NA-128 genome encodes:
- the egtA gene encoding ergothioneine biosynthesis glutamate--cysteine ligase EgtA, giving the protein MTAIPVAQPESRDPRRRDRPDTTIEPEEVAARVVSDRAEGEAYVASVCFKHGPPRLLGVELEYLVHDVIDPARPLTAARLATALGPHAPRTLVPDSPASPLPAGSALTLEPGGQVEVSTAPAASFRALVEAAEHDLAYVADRLASAGLRLGSEAIDAFRAPSRLLTTPRYAAMERRFAPRGPGGITMMCSTAALQVCVDAGEASEAPRRWAAAHALGPVLLALFANSRRHAGVDTGLASARWRSVMDTEPCRTVAQQPCDDPAGSWASRVLDTPLMVVRRPGVSWDAPAGLTFADWIEARGEAAALPRPTFGDLSYHLTTLFPPVRPHGHLEIRYLDAQPVQQWAPPVALLAALLSTPSTVDSALELCEPVAGQWDAAAQHGTDDVALAAAARAVGELGCAALSDLDLPDHTITDIAGAVERRWRRCERE; this is encoded by the coding sequence ATGACGGCGATACCCGTCGCGCAACCGGAAAGCCGCGATCCACGGCGCCGCGATCGCCCCGACACGACCATCGAGCCCGAGGAGGTCGCGGCGCGCGTCGTCTCCGATCGCGCGGAGGGCGAGGCGTACGTCGCGTCGGTGTGCTTCAAGCACGGGCCTCCGCGCCTGCTCGGTGTCGAACTGGAGTATCTCGTCCACGACGTCATCGACCCCGCCCGTCCTTTGACCGCAGCCCGGCTGGCCACCGCTCTCGGCCCACACGCTCCCCGCACACTCGTCCCCGACAGCCCCGCCTCGCCGTTGCCCGCGGGATCCGCTCTCACGCTCGAACCCGGTGGACAGGTCGAGGTCTCCACCGCCCCCGCGGCGTCGTTCCGCGCCCTCGTCGAGGCGGCTGAGCACGACCTCGCCTACGTCGCCGACCGGCTCGCCTCCGCGGGCCTGCGACTCGGCTCGGAGGCCATCGACGCCTTCCGGGCGCCGTCCCGACTGCTGACGACCCCGCGTTACGCCGCGATGGAACGCCGCTTCGCGCCGAGGGGCCCGGGCGGGATCACGATGATGTGCAGCACGGCGGCGTTGCAGGTGTGCGTCGACGCGGGGGAGGCGTCCGAGGCTCCGCGCCGGTGGGCCGCGGCTCATGCCCTCGGCCCGGTGCTACTGGCCCTGTTCGCCAACTCCCGGCGGCACGCGGGTGTCGACACGGGACTCGCGTCGGCGCGCTGGCGGTCCGTGATGGACACCGAGCCGTGCCGCACCGTCGCGCAGCAGCCCTGCGACGACCCGGCCGGGAGCTGGGCGTCCCGCGTCCTGGACACACCGTTGATGGTCGTGCGCCGACCCGGGGTGTCGTGGGACGCGCCGGCCGGGTTGACCTTCGCCGACTGGATCGAGGCGCGCGGCGAGGCGGCCGCGTTGCCCCGGCCCACCTTCGGCGACCTGTCGTACCACCTCACCACCCTGTTCCCGCCGGTCCGTCCGCACGGGCACCTGGAGATCCGCTATCTCGACGCCCAGCCCGTGCAGCAGTGGGCCCCGCCCGTGGCACTGCTCGCGGCGCTCCTCTCCACACCGTCCACGGTGGACTCCGCGCTGGAGCTCTGCGAACCCGTCGCGGGGCAATGGGACGCCGCGGCGCAGCACGGAACCGACGACGTCGCTCTCGCCGCCGCGGCGCGCGCCGTGGGTGAACTCGGCTGTGCGGCGCTGTCCGACCTCGACCTGCCCGACCACACGATCACCGACATCGCCGGTGCCGTCGAGCGGCGGTGGCGACGGTGTGAAAGGGAGTGA
- a CDS encoding LysR family transcriptional regulator, which translates to MELSVHRLRMLRELHRRGTVTAAAAALHYTASAVSQQLAQLERDVGAKLFERLGRRVQLTELGMLLTEHAEEILGAVERATLALEEAQQTQSVRLTAGVWASVASGLLPTALASLAEEHPGIEVRTRELAPEETADAVRDGALDLSFVIDYTDAPTPWDPGLERAAVAVERLHAAMPAATAPASSVSLSDLADQPWILASPRSQFGRAVRVACQRFGFQPKIDHEVEEQATAMAMVSAGLGVTLVSDLGLTLRPSGVDIVTLATPVMRTVSVAYRRTSQRRPALRLVIDAVRAAAAELGLGASPTVPG; encoded by the coding sequence ATGGAGCTGTCGGTGCATCGGTTGCGGATGCTGCGGGAGTTGCATCGCAGGGGCACGGTCACCGCCGCGGCGGCGGCACTGCACTACACGGCCTCCGCCGTGTCGCAGCAGCTCGCGCAACTGGAGCGGGACGTCGGTGCGAAGCTCTTCGAGCGCCTGGGCCGCCGGGTGCAGCTCACCGAACTCGGCATGCTGCTCACCGAGCACGCCGAGGAGATCCTCGGCGCGGTCGAGCGGGCCACGCTGGCGCTGGAGGAGGCGCAGCAGACGCAGTCGGTGCGGCTGACCGCGGGAGTGTGGGCGTCGGTGGCGTCCGGTCTGCTGCCCACGGCGCTCGCCTCGCTCGCCGAGGAGCACCCCGGCATCGAGGTCCGCACGCGCGAACTCGCTCCCGAGGAGACGGCCGACGCGGTGCGGGACGGCGCGCTGGACCTCTCGTTCGTCATCGACTACACCGACGCCCCGACGCCGTGGGATCCCGGGTTGGAGCGCGCGGCGGTGGCCGTGGAGCGGCTGCACGCCGCCATGCCCGCCGCCACCGCGCCGGCGAGCTCGGTGAGCCTGTCGGACCTCGCCGACCAACCGTGGATCCTCGCGAGTCCGCGGAGCCAGTTCGGCCGGGCGGTGCGGGTGGCCTGCCAGCGGTTCGGGTTCCAGCCGAAGATCGACCACGAGGTCGAGGAGCAGGCCACGGCGATGGCGATGGTGAGCGCCGGGCTGGGCGTCACCCTGGTCTCCGACCTCGGGTTGACCCTGCGACCGTCCGGCGTCGACATCGTCACCCTGGCGACGCCGGTGATGCGGACCGTCTCCGTGGCCTACCGCCGCACCAGCCAGCGCCGACCCGCGTTGCGGCTGGTCATCGACGCCGTGCGTGCCGCGGCGGCGGAACTCGGCCTGGGTGCGTCGCCGACCGTCCCGGGCTGA
- a CDS encoding Glu/Leu/Phe/Val dehydrogenase dimerization domain-containing protein, with amino-acid sequence MGLQHAAEPLLRLTWTDPVTGAHGYLVVHTLVSGLATGGTRMRAGCTLSEVEDLARGMAAKTATFDLPVGGAKGGIDFDPKDPRARGVLSRFCQAMRPWLDDHWVTAEDLGVPQHLIDEVFTELGLGQSYHAAIQRSADPERTLRRVHAGLSAPVPGGLLLGDVIGGYGVAQACLGVVSAWGRDNAETTVAIQGIGTMGGGAAWYLHEAGVRVVAVADVAGTLYDPDGLDVPALLDARDRYGEIDRSRVPEHVQRLPRSAVIATEADVLVPAAVSYALTPDNTYDVKASAVVEAANAATTPEAEAMLAARGIPVVPDFVANAGAAAWAWWLILGHVGTDPTDSFVKLRSEMQSKVALLLAAWHSDRVSPRQTAMEFVTVRNTTQSSSTDQALTIP; translated from the coding sequence GTGGGTCTCCAGCATGCTGCCGAACCGCTGCTGCGGTTGACGTGGACGGATCCGGTGACGGGCGCGCACGGCTACCTGGTCGTGCACACGCTGGTCTCCGGCCTGGCGACCGGTGGGACGCGCATGCGCGCCGGTTGCACCCTGTCCGAGGTCGAGGACCTCGCCCGGGGTATGGCCGCCAAGACGGCGACGTTCGACCTTCCCGTCGGCGGCGCCAAGGGCGGCATCGACTTCGACCCCAAGGATCCGCGGGCGCGGGGCGTGCTCAGCCGGTTCTGCCAGGCGATGCGCCCGTGGCTGGACGACCACTGGGTGACGGCCGAGGACCTCGGGGTACCGCAACACCTGATCGACGAGGTGTTCACGGAGCTCGGCCTCGGGCAGTCGTACCACGCGGCCATCCAGCGCTCGGCCGACCCGGAACGCACGCTGCGCCGGGTGCACGCGGGACTCTCCGCGCCCGTGCCGGGCGGACTGCTGCTCGGCGACGTGATCGGCGGCTACGGCGTGGCCCAGGCGTGTCTGGGTGTGGTGTCGGCGTGGGGCCGGGACAACGCCGAGACGACCGTGGCGATCCAGGGCATCGGCACGATGGGCGGCGGCGCCGCGTGGTACCTCCACGAGGCGGGCGTGCGCGTCGTGGCCGTCGCCGACGTCGCGGGCACCCTCTACGACCCGGACGGCCTCGACGTGCCCGCGCTGCTGGACGCCCGCGACCGCTACGGCGAGATCGACCGCAGCCGCGTACCCGAGCACGTCCAGCGGCTGCCCCGGTCGGCGGTGATCGCCACGGAGGCGGACGTCCTCGTTCCCGCCGCGGTGTCGTACGCGCTCACCCCGGACAACACCTACGACGTGAAGGCGTCCGCCGTCGTGGAGGCCGCCAACGCGGCGACCACACCCGAGGCCGAGGCCATGCTCGCCGCACGGGGCATTCCGGTGGTTCCCGACTTCGTGGCCAACGCGGGCGCCGCGGCGTGGGCGTGGTGGCTCATCCTCGGCCACGTCGGCACCGATCCGACCGACTCGTTCGTCAAGCTGCGGTCCGAGATGCAGTCGAAGGTGGCCTTGCTGCTCGCGGCGTGGCACAGCGATCGGGTGTCCCCGCGGCAGACGGCGATGGAGTTCGTCACGGTCCGGAACACGACACAGTCATCCTCCACCGACCAGGCGCTCACGATCCCCTGA
- a CDS encoding TetR/AcrR family transcriptional regulator → MPRVSQDHLAARRRQILDGARVCFTRYGYEGATVRRLEEETGLSRGAIFHHFRDKDSLFLALAEDDARRMADVVAEQGLVQVMRDLLSNSREHPADWLGTRLEVSRRLRTDPEFRARWAERSEQLTTATRRRLLWQRDAGNLRDDVSIDVLTSYLELVLEGLVSHLAMGLPADDLEPVLDVVEESVRRHRGRSTGSTAGDAEDHNVDRYGEQDIPDTR, encoded by the coding sequence ATGCCACGGGTCAGTCAGGACCACCTCGCGGCGCGCCGTCGACAGATCCTCGACGGCGCCCGCGTGTGTTTCACGCGGTACGGCTACGAGGGCGCCACGGTCCGGCGGTTGGAGGAGGAGACCGGCCTGTCGCGCGGTGCGATCTTCCACCACTTCCGCGACAAGGACTCCTTGTTCCTCGCCCTCGCCGAGGACGACGCGCGGCGCATGGCCGACGTCGTCGCCGAGCAGGGTCTCGTCCAGGTCATGCGCGACCTGCTGTCGAACTCCCGCGAGCACCCCGCCGACTGGCTCGGCACCCGCCTGGAGGTCTCCCGGAGGCTGCGCACCGATCCGGAGTTCCGCGCCCGCTGGGCCGAACGCTCGGAGCAGCTGACGACCGCCACCCGCCGACGCCTGCTGTGGCAGCGGGACGCGGGCAACCTCCGCGACGACGTGAGCATCGACGTACTCACGTCGTACCTGGAACTGGTCCTCGAAGGACTCGTGTCGCACCTCGCCATGGGACTGCCCGCGGACGACCTCGAACCGGTGCTCGACGTCGTCGAGGAGAGTGTGCGGCGACACCGCGGTCGATCGACCGGCTCCACGGCCGGCGACGCCGAAGATCACAATGTCGATCGGTATGGGGAACAAGACATCCCGGACACTCGTTGA
- a CDS encoding hemolysin family protein, whose translation MDILLTVLGVLFVVLLTVGTGLAVAAEFSLTTLERSTVESNVRQVGDKRSKMVLKAHRTLSFQLSGAQVAITLTTLVTGYVAEPLLGRIVRPILTGFGMSESAAAGTSLVVALLLATSLSMVIGEMVPKNLAVALPLKTARAVAGYHTRFSMLFRWLINLMNNSANWVVRKLGVEPQEELRSARSPQELGSIVRASAETGTLDVSTAQLLDRSLRFGDRNAGELMTPRVQLEALHVDDTVVDMVALARRTGLSRFPVYREDLDDVQGTVHVKQAFTVPASERASTPVGALMRPMPTVPESLPGDAVLDRLRDSRFQLAIVVDEYGGTAGLVTLEDVVEEIVGDVRDEHDIREEPASQQLSAHSWVLSGQLRDDEVLDATGFRMPEGDYETIAGLLLERLGEIPEVGATLDLDGWQLEVTGMDRHRISEVTVRHREATS comes from the coding sequence ATGGACATCCTGCTGACCGTTCTCGGCGTCCTCTTCGTCGTCCTGCTCACCGTCGGCACCGGCTTGGCCGTCGCGGCCGAGTTCTCGCTCACCACGCTGGAACGCAGCACGGTCGAGTCGAACGTCCGACAGGTCGGTGACAAACGCTCGAAGATGGTGCTCAAAGCGCACCGGACGCTGTCGTTCCAACTCTCGGGCGCACAGGTCGCCATCACGCTGACCACCCTCGTCACCGGGTACGTCGCCGAGCCGCTGCTCGGCCGCATCGTCCGCCCGATCCTGACGGGGTTCGGCATGTCCGAATCGGCCGCGGCCGGGACCTCGCTGGTGGTCGCCCTGTTGCTGGCCACGTCACTGTCCATGGTGATCGGCGAGATGGTGCCGAAGAACCTCGCCGTGGCCCTGCCCCTGAAGACGGCCCGCGCCGTGGCCGGCTACCACACGCGGTTCTCGATGCTGTTCCGCTGGCTCATCAACCTGATGAACAACAGCGCGAACTGGGTCGTCCGCAAGCTGGGCGTCGAACCACAGGAGGAGCTGCGGTCCGCGCGGTCTCCCCAGGAGCTCGGGTCGATCGTGCGCGCCAGCGCCGAGACCGGAACCCTCGACGTGTCCACCGCCCAACTGCTCGACCGGTCGCTGCGCTTCGGCGACCGCAACGCGGGCGAGCTGATGACCCCGCGCGTGCAGCTGGAAGCACTACACGTCGACGACACGGTCGTCGACATGGTGGCGCTCGCGCGCCGGACGGGACTGTCCCGATTCCCCGTCTATCGCGAGGACCTCGACGACGTCCAGGGCACCGTGCACGTCAAGCAGGCGTTCACCGTCCCGGCCTCCGAGCGGGCGTCGACTCCCGTGGGAGCGCTGATGCGGCCGATGCCGACCGTGCCCGAGTCGCTGCCCGGGGACGCGGTCCTCGACCGGCTGCGGGACTCCCGCTTCCAGCTCGCGATCGTGGTCGACGAGTACGGCGGCACGGCCGGGCTGGTGACGTTGGAGGACGTGGTCGAGGAGATCGTGGGCGACGTCCGCGACGAACACGACATCCGCGAGGAACCCGCGTCCCAGCAGCTCAGCGCCCACAGCTGGGTCCTGTCCGGACAGCTCCGCGACGACGAGGTGCTCGACGCCACCGGTTTCCGCATGCCGGAGGGCGACTACGAGACCATCGCGGGCCTGCTGTTGGAACGGCTCGGTGAGATCCCCGAGGTGGGCGCCACGCTCGACCTCGACGGCTGGCAGCTCGAGGTCACCGGCATGGACCGGCACCGGATCTCCGAGGTCACCGTGCGGCACCGGGAGGCGACCTCGTGA
- a CDS encoding hemolysin family protein, with translation MNDWLSISLIGVLLLANAFFVGAEFALISSRRDRLEALLEQGKARAKIVINASKHVSLMLAGAQLGITVCSLLLLQFGEPAVAHQLELAVHALGIPLPTYAVHAVAFTVTLVALTLLHVLIGEMVPKNLAIAEPERLALWLVPVHVAWVRLTRPFIWSLNSIANGILRLGKIEPKDEIETGYTSTELAALLSESRREGLLEQAEHRRLSQTLSSVEKTVDDVLVPLDELTTLPERPTVGDVERAVSSTGFSRFPVRDAGGKLTSYIHVKDILDQLDGDPSVVVPATKTRKLTELTRSAKLDQALSAMRREGSHLAMAVDAEHDVVGIVALEDLLEEYVGTVRDGTHVTGRP, from the coding sequence GTGAACGACTGGCTGTCCATCTCGCTGATCGGCGTGCTGCTGCTCGCCAACGCGTTCTTCGTCGGTGCCGAGTTCGCGCTCATCTCGTCGCGGCGGGACCGGCTGGAAGCCCTGCTGGAGCAGGGCAAGGCCCGCGCCAAGATCGTGATCAACGCCAGCAAGCACGTGTCGTTGATGCTGGCGGGCGCGCAGCTCGGCATCACGGTCTGTTCGCTGCTGCTCCTGCAGTTCGGCGAGCCCGCCGTGGCACATCAGCTGGAACTCGCGGTGCACGCACTCGGGATTCCGCTGCCGACCTACGCCGTGCACGCCGTGGCCTTCACCGTCACGCTGGTGGCGCTCACGCTCCTGCACGTGCTGATCGGTGAGATGGTGCCCAAGAACCTCGCCATCGCCGAACCCGAACGGCTCGCGCTGTGGCTGGTGCCCGTGCACGTGGCCTGGGTGCGCCTCACCCGGCCGTTCATCTGGTCCCTCAACAGCATCGCCAACGGCATCCTCCGACTCGGCAAGATCGAGCCGAAGGACGAGATCGAGACGGGATACACCTCCACCGAGCTGGCCGCGCTGCTGAGCGAGTCGCGGAGGGAGGGGTTGCTGGAGCAGGCCGAGCACCGCAGGCTGAGCCAGACCCTGTCGTCCGTCGAGAAGACCGTCGACGACGTGCTCGTCCCCCTGGACGAACTGACGACACTCCCCGAGCGCCCCACCGTCGGCGACGTGGAACGGGCGGTGTCCTCCACCGGCTTCTCGCGTTTCCCCGTGCGCGACGCGGGCGGGAAACTGACGAGTTACATCCACGTCAAGGACATCCTGGATCAGCTCGACGGCGACCCGTCCGTCGTCGTCCCGGCCACGAAGACCCGGAAGCTCACGGAGCTGACGCGGTCGGCCAAGCTCGACCAGGCTCTGTCGGCCATGCGCCGGGAGGGCAGCCATCTCGCGATGGCGGTCGACGCCGAGCACGACGTGGTCGGCATCGTGGCGCTGGAAGACCTGCTGGAGGAGTACGTGGGCACCGTCCGGGACGGCACCCACGTGACGGGACGGCCATGA
- a CDS encoding MerR family transcriptional regulator has translation MAGEQGELFPDSSLPDELVGYRGPAACQIAGITYRQLDYWARTKLVTPSIRTAHGSGSQRLYSFKDLLVLKIVKRLLDTGVSLQNIRVAVDHLRARGVRDLAKVTLFSDGATVYECTSPEEIVDLLQGGQGVFGIAVSNAMQEITGTLHEFPAERADGGQIEPSVPDELSERRNARRTG, from the coding sequence ATGGCCGGTGAGCAAGGGGAGTTGTTCCCCGACAGCTCGTTGCCGGACGAACTGGTGGGCTACCGTGGTCCGGCCGCCTGTCAGATCGCCGGGATCACGTACCGGCAACTGGACTACTGGGCGCGCACGAAACTCGTGACACCGAGTATCCGCACCGCGCATGGTTCCGGGTCGCAGCGGCTTTATTCGTTCAAAGACCTTCTGGTCCTGAAGATCGTCAAGCGGCTCCTCGATACCGGCGTCTCGCTGCAGAACATCCGCGTCGCCGTGGACCACCTCCGGGCGCGCGGGGTGCGCGACCTCGCGAAGGTCACGTTGTTCTCCGACGGCGCCACCGTGTACGAGTGCACGTCCCCGGAGGAGATCGTGGATCTGCTCCAGGGCGGACAGGGTGTGTTCGGTATCGCCGTCAGCAACGCGATGCAGGAGATCACAGGAACGCTGCACGAGTTCCCCGCCGAGCGGGCCGACGGCGGGCAGATCGAACCGAGCGTCCCCGACGAGCTTTCCGAGCGGCGCAACGCTCGCCGCACCGGCTGA
- a CDS encoding TetR/AcrR family transcriptional regulator, which translates to MRVNDEFDAGLGLTPTEAARRAQIIDATVDVIAELGFAKASFARIIERAGLSSTRMISYHFADKKELMTATLMALIDHHDRYVEERTPADADRATLLRSFLEVEITYLAAHPRQVLALSEIAANARDSDGSPLFDIVVHDLRVGRLARQLTQGQREGQFTDFDPEIMARTIRHALEGLAQQLVADPGLDVEHYSAELTALFTRATAKP; encoded by the coding sequence ATGCGCGTAAACGACGAATTCGACGCCGGACTCGGCCTCACTCCGACCGAAGCCGCCCGCCGCGCACAAATCATCGACGCAACGGTGGACGTCATCGCAGAACTGGGTTTCGCCAAGGCGTCCTTCGCCCGAATCATCGAAAGGGCGGGACTCAGCAGTACGCGGATGATCTCGTACCACTTCGCCGACAAGAAGGAGTTGATGACCGCGACCCTGATGGCGCTCATCGACCACCACGACCGGTACGTGGAGGAACGCACTCCCGCCGACGCGGACAGGGCCACGCTGTTGCGGTCGTTCCTGGAGGTCGAGATCACCTACCTCGCCGCACACCCGCGGCAGGTCCTCGCGCTCTCCGAGATCGCCGCCAACGCGCGAGACTCCGACGGTTCACCGCTGTTCGACATCGTCGTGCACGACCTGCGGGTCGGTCGGCTCGCGCGCCAACTCACGCAGGGACAACGAGAGGGACAGTTCACGGACTTCGACCCGGAGATCATGGCGAGGACCATCCGGCACGCGCTCGAGGGACTGGCGCAGCAACTGGTCGCCGACCCCGGCCTCGACGTCGAGCACTACTCGGCCGAGCTGACGGCGTTGTTCACCAGGGCCACCGCCAAGCCCTGA
- a CDS encoding bifunctional nuclease family protein translates to MSEMRVVGVRVELPANQPILLLRETDGERYLPIWIGSVEATAIALEQQGVRPARPLTHDLLKDIIGALGRELQQVVITDLSEGTFFAELVFDGDVRVSARPSDSVALALRVGVPIHAEDSVLEEAGLIIPDEQEDEVEKFREFLDSVSPEDFRGADT, encoded by the coding sequence ATGAGCGAGATGCGCGTCGTCGGCGTCCGGGTCGAGTTGCCCGCGAACCAGCCGATCTTGCTGCTGCGGGAGACCGACGGTGAGCGGTACCTGCCGATCTGGATCGGATCGGTGGAGGCGACGGCCATTGCGTTGGAGCAGCAGGGTGTCCGCCCGGCCAGACCGCTGACTCACGATCTGCTCAAGGACATTATCGGCGCTCTCGGCCGGGAACTTCAGCAGGTCGTCATCACCGATCTGAGCGAAGGTACGTTCTTCGCCGAGCTCGTGTTCGACGGTGACGTCCGGGTGTCGGCGCGGCCGAGTGACTCCGTGGCGCTCGCCCTGCGCGTCGGGGTGCCCATCCACGCCGAGGACTCGGTGCTGGAGGAGGCGGGATTGATCATCCCCGACGAGCAGGAGGACGAGGTCGAGAAGTTCCGCGAGTTCCTCGACTCCGTGTCGCCGGAAGACTTCCGGGGCGCCGACACCTGA